The DNA window ACCTCCCACCATGTCAGGGACACTGTACGTAGCTAATGCTTATATGGAACCCACGAATCCAAATTACAGGTAAGAATAATGGTATCATGCTAGTACATGAACAGCTAATGCAAATGCAACATCCCCTTTTCCTCTGTCACAGAATTCTCCTTTCAGCAGTCTTAGAGTAGCAAAATTAACACCCCTTCTCCATGTCTCAATAGTTTTAATCACGGACTCGTTTTCTAGTCGTTAAAGAATATCAAAAACCAAACAATGTATCCCAAACAATTCATGTGCAAATATCTGAATAAACATGATAGTGTATACTAATTAATACGGACTACAGCATTGGGCTTGAAGTTGCTTTACACTGTTCTAAATCCATAGCAAGCAAATTGCAATTCATGTCCTCTTTCCAAGAATACAACTGGATACTCAAGATCATACATGAATTTCTTGTCGAAGCCATGCAGATGCCAAAAATACATGCATCTTTTTAGAGTTCACTCCTGCTGCATCTCTAATGTTGCATTCAGAGTAACCTCTAATGTACAGTTTTGTATACAGCATTGGTTGGGGCTCCAATGTTCCATAACAAGATTACATTCCACAAAGCAAGTGAACTACACATAGAAAAACGCAGGAAAACCGTGTTTGATCATCAACGCAAATCGCTGTACGCCTGTACCGGGTGAGATTGCCCAGATAGATCAGGGCTCTTGATGTGCCTCGAGGCAGAGGGAGAGGTCGATCCGCGCCCGCTGGCACTGAGTGCGCTTGAGCTCGGTGCCGGCGCTGCTGCAGAGGGTGCGGACGGCCTCGGTCTCGTCGGGGCAGCACGCGGTCACGACGCACTCCGCCAGCGCCCGGTTGAGGTGCCGGCACAGCACCTCCGGCTGCAGCGGaccgcgggcggcgcggcggtggcaCTCGGCGAGCGCCCGATGCGTCGAAGCGCAGGGCCCCGGGACAGGCAGCGCCGCCGAGG is part of the Panicum hallii strain FIL2 chromosome 2, PHallii_v3.1, whole genome shotgun sequence genome and encodes:
- the LOC112880630 gene encoding uncharacterized protein LOC112880630, with the translated sequence MTGGSGGRRDREPDPDASAALPVPGPCASTHRALAECHRRAARGPLQPEVLCRHLNRALAECVVTACCPDETEAVRTLCSSAGTELKRTQCQRARIDLSLCLEAHQEP